In the Pseudomonadota bacterium genome, one interval contains:
- a CDS encoding PIN domain-containing protein: protein MKRILLIDFENVQKLDFELIDLTDTEIVIFVGKSQNRIPFPVVEKTQTLGERVKWLKIAGDGKNNLDFHIAFELGCLCERLKKDIELIILSMDSGYDSLMRYINDSGIPIKRISNLAELADSKKQLPTSRFTGLVVSNLKKIDNQKRPRTGGTLKKHVESLLRDRASANEIDLIIEEMFIAGLLTQTSNRLKYDLDPPKE from the coding sequence ATGAAACGAATACTTTTAATTGATTTTGAAAATGTACAGAAACTTGATTTTGAACTTATCGATCTCACAGATACTGAGATTGTAATCTTTGTCGGTAAATCCCAGAACAGGATCCCCTTCCCCGTTGTTGAAAAGACTCAAACCCTCGGTGAACGGGTTAAATGGCTTAAAATAGCCGGTGACGGTAAAAACAATCTTGATTTTCACATCGCTTTTGAATTGGGTTGCTTATGTGAAAGGCTTAAAAAAGACATCGAATTGATCATACTTTCCATGGACAGCGGATACGACTCGCTAATGAGGTACATAAACGATTCGGGCATACCCATAAAAAGAATTTCAAACCTTGCCGAACTGGCCGACAGCAAAAAACAGCTCCCCACCTCAAGGTTTACCGGCCTCGTGGTTTCAAATCTAAAGAAAATCGATAATCAGAAACGTCCAAGAACCGGGGGGACGTTAAAGAAACATGTTGAGTCATTATTAAGAGACAGGGCAAGCGCAAACGAAATTGATCTGATAATCGAAGAGATGTTCATTGCCGGACTGCTGACACAAACGAGCAATCGGCTGAAATATGACCTTGATCCTCCCAAGGAATAA
- a CDS encoding lysophospholipid acyltransferase family protein produces the protein MLTDLLLILALKLFQQFVRILPERGQQGVGVFFGRIAFYVLKKRRTIAITNIKRVFSNSDVSWQKHTAKKCFENMGTNFIELLLVPYLSRAEYSLRFSIDDRQFADEALRTHRGLIALVFHYANWEIMGITSRFFENDVIALARPLKKHVKLNNFLNSLRISTGLKILPNINTSRDIMRCLKEDNIIAILADQREKRSRGVFVELFGEKVPTSRGIAMIGMKTGAPVTPFYLVRKGFLRYTLVCGKPIDMERKGNIEELIHKNTRKINAFLETIILKHPEEWFWVHRRWGRNT, from the coding sequence GTGCTTACAGACCTCCTCCTTATTCTCGCACTAAAGCTTTTCCAACAATTCGTTCGTATCTTGCCGGAAAGGGGCCAGCAGGGGGTTGGCGTTTTTTTTGGAAGGATTGCCTTTTACGTCCTGAAAAAAAGGCGAACCATCGCTATCACCAACATAAAAAGGGTTTTCAGCAATTCAGATGTTTCCTGGCAGAAGCACACCGCAAAAAAATGTTTCGAAAATATGGGGACCAACTTTATTGAACTTCTCCTTGTCCCATATCTTTCAAGGGCAGAATACAGTCTGCGTTTCAGCATAGACGACAGGCAGTTCGCAGATGAAGCGTTAAGGACGCACAGGGGGCTCATAGCCCTTGTATTCCATTATGCCAACTGGGAAATTATGGGTATTACATCACGCTTTTTCGAAAACGATGTTATCGCACTTGCACGCCCGCTAAAAAAACACGTAAAGTTGAACAACTTTCTCAACAGCCTGAGAATATCAACGGGTCTTAAAATTCTCCCCAATATCAATACCAGCAGGGACATCATGCGCTGCCTTAAAGAAGACAATATAATAGCAATACTTGCTGACCAGAGGGAAAAAAGATCAAGGGGAGTTTTTGTTGAGCTTTTTGGCGAAAAGGTCCCCACCTCAAGAGGGATTGCCATGATAGGCATGAAAACGGGCGCGCCTGTTACCCCTTTTTATTTGGTACGCAAAGGATTCCTAAGGTACACACTGGTTTGTGGTAAGCCAATAGATATGGAAAGAAAGGGGAATATCGAAGAATTGATCCACAAAAATACAAGGAAAATAAATGCATTCCTCGAAACTATCATACTCAAGCATCCTGAAGAATGGTTCTGGGTACATAGGCGTTGGGGGAGAAACACGTAA
- a CDS encoding Trm112 family protein — MPIKKELLDILCCPKCKGDISLNESQDGLICDACKLVYPIKDDIPIMLIDEAISIASK, encoded by the coding sequence GTGCCTATCAAGAAAGAACTACTCGATATACTCTGCTGCCCTAAATGTAAGGGTGATATTAGTCTCAACGAATCGCAGGACGGTCTTATATGTGATGCCTGTAAATTGGTGTACCCCATCAAGGACGACATACCGATAATGCTTATCGATGAAGCCATCAGCATTGCTTCCAAATAG
- a CDS encoding endonuclease Q family protein translates to MRFIADLHIHSKYSRATSKDMTPEALWKWAQLKGITVVGTGDFTHPAWFQELREKVEPTDNGLFRLKKEYETNDVPDSCKSDVFFMLSSEISSIYSKNGRTRKIHSIVLVPDFADVVKIQTALSKIGNIRSDGRPILGLDAKMLLKIVMDMCPHAMVIPAHAWTPHFSVFGAVSGFDSLEECYEELTPHVSAIETGLSSDPPMNWRLSALDRITLISNSDAHSPSKIGREANIFDTELSYAAITDAVKTREGFLGTIEFFPEEGKYHYDGHRTCGVNFSPRDTVKHNYLCPVCGRKVTVGVMHRVDKLADREDGFKLEDAPHFYSTVPLPEILGETLDVGASSKAVDKEYRKLLHSLGNEFKILMDVPLDNIESAGTPLIREAISRVRSGNVHITPGFDGEYGKVKIFEEAERTKIKLVKTLQNSYP, encoded by the coding sequence ATGCGATTTATTGCAGACCTCCATATCCATTCAAAATATTCAAGGGCCACCAGCAAGGATATGACCCCTGAGGCGCTATGGAAATGGGCCCAGCTAAAAGGCATAACAGTTGTGGGCACAGGCGATTTTACCCATCCTGCATGGTTTCAGGAGTTGAGGGAAAAGGTTGAGCCGACAGACAACGGGTTGTTCAGACTGAAAAAGGAATATGAGACAAACGATGTCCCCGATTCGTGTAAGTCAGATGTCTTTTTTATGCTTTCCTCCGAGATCAGCTCCATCTACAGCAAAAACGGAAGAACACGGAAGATACATTCCATAGTTCTTGTCCCCGACTTTGCCGATGTTGTAAAAATCCAAACAGCGCTTTCAAAAATAGGAAACATAAGGTCCGACGGGAGACCCATACTCGGCCTCGACGCTAAAATGCTTCTGAAGATTGTTATGGATATGTGCCCTCATGCCATGGTCATACCTGCCCATGCATGGACCCCCCACTTTTCCGTATTCGGTGCCGTATCAGGATTCGATTCTCTTGAGGAATGCTATGAGGAACTCACCCCGCATGTTTCAGCCATTGAAACGGGGCTTTCCTCAGACCCGCCCATGAACTGGAGGCTTTCGGCACTTGATCGTATAACATTAATTTCGAACTCTGATGCCCATTCGCCGTCCAAAATAGGGAGAGAGGCAAATATCTTCGATACAGAGTTATCCTATGCGGCCATAACAGACGCTGTTAAGACAAGAGAGGGTTTTCTCGGCACCATAGAGTTTTTTCCCGAAGAAGGGAAATACCACTATGACGGGCACAGAACATGCGGCGTCAATTTCTCCCCAAGGGACACAGTAAAGCACAACTACCTCTGCCCTGTGTGCGGAAGAAAGGTTACCGTAGGCGTTATGCACAGGGTTGACAAGCTTGCGGACAGGGAAGACGGCTTTAAACTGGAAGACGCACCGCATTTTTACTCCACGGTCCCCTTACCTGAAATCCTCGGGGAGACCCTTGATGTGGGTGCAAGCAGTAAAGCAGTAGACAAAGAATACCGGAAACTCCTCCACAGCCTCGGCAATGAATTCAAAATCCTCATGGACGTTCCCCTTGACAACATTGAAAGTGCAGGTACGCCTCTTATCAGAGAGGCTATATCGCGCGTGCGTTCCGGTAATGTCCATATTACGCCGGGCTTTGACGGTGAGTATGGTAAAGTTAAAATCTTTGAAGAGGCTGAGCGGACGAAAATTAAGCTTGTTAAAACTTTACAAAATAGTTATCCTTAA
- a CDS encoding 30S ribosomal protein S1 codes for MLDTGETGVQKEKTQEEMRALYETSMKSLQDGNILKGKILNINGDTVIVDVGLKSEGKISINEFISKLGESKVQVGDEVEVMIVGREREFGLLLLSKQRVDFIRTWQKINKSFEEGTHVDGDIVSEVKGGFSVDIGVNAFLPISQVDIKPVKNASSFVGRHLRFKVIKVNQRKGNVIVSRRMFMEEERDKKKSEFWKNTKKDQVLYGFVRNITDYGVFIDLGGVDGFLYLNEITWGRITHPKEYLRVGDEVKVKVLEADAEKEKVSVSIKQLKPDPWLKVEEKYPIEEKVKGKIVGIVDYGVFVELEQGVEGLLHISEMSWDRRIKNPGKIVKKGEWIELVVLGIDKEKKRISLGLKQLLPDPWDELAQEYPVGSIIEGRVKNITDFGMFIGIGNGIDGLVHMSEVSWSRRKKAVSDTYKKGATLEALVINIDKGQKKFSLSIKQLIEDPWIGLTSRYHVGDIADGYITSLTDFGIFVEIENGIEGLIHISEVDEAKGRHPSEFFKIDDKVRAMVLNIDERNKRIGLSIKAIKKIEDDRTIETYTREEGSLSTLGDFFEQATKKDNAETTEKPGE; via the coding sequence ATGTTAGATACCGGCGAAACGGGAGTACAAAAAGAAAAAACTCAAGAGGAGATGAGGGCGCTCTATGAGACTTCCATGAAGAGCCTGCAAGACGGTAATATCTTAAAGGGAAAAATCCTCAACATCAATGGTGACACCGTTATTGTGGATGTTGGGTTAAAGTCTGAAGGTAAGATCTCCATAAATGAATTTATCAGCAAATTAGGTGAGTCAAAGGTCCAGGTAGGCGATGAAGTTGAGGTAATGATTGTTGGAAGGGAAAGAGAGTTTGGGCTGCTTCTCCTCTCAAAGCAAAGGGTCGATTTTATCAGAACATGGCAAAAGATAAACAAATCCTTTGAAGAAGGAACTCACGTTGACGGAGATATTGTTTCGGAAGTAAAGGGTGGCTTTTCGGTAGATATAGGCGTTAACGCCTTCCTCCCCATATCTCAGGTAGATATTAAACCCGTAAAAAATGCCTCTTCCTTCGTCGGCAGACATCTAAGGTTCAAGGTTATCAAGGTGAACCAGCGAAAAGGGAACGTCATCGTTTCAAGAAGAATGTTTATGGAGGAAGAAAGAGATAAAAAGAAAAGCGAGTTCTGGAAAAATACCAAAAAGGATCAGGTCCTTTACGGTTTTGTACGAAATATAACCGACTATGGTGTCTTCATAGATCTTGGCGGGGTTGATGGTTTTCTCTATCTCAACGAAATCACATGGGGCAGGATCACACATCCAAAAGAATATTTAAGGGTCGGCGATGAGGTAAAGGTCAAAGTATTGGAGGCAGACGCAGAAAAAGAGAAAGTGTCTGTTAGCATAAAACAACTCAAACCAGACCCATGGCTTAAGGTAGAGGAAAAGTATCCGATAGAGGAAAAGGTAAAAGGCAAGATTGTAGGGATTGTTGACTATGGGGTTTTCGTGGAACTCGAGCAGGGCGTGGAAGGGCTCCTTCACATCAGTGAGATGAGTTGGGACAGAAGGATTAAAAATCCGGGCAAAATTGTAAAAAAGGGTGAATGGATCGAGCTCGTTGTTCTCGGAATAGATAAGGAGAAAAAACGAATTTCTCTGGGCCTGAAGCAACTATTGCCCGACCCATGGGATGAGCTTGCCCAAGAGTATCCTGTTGGATCGATAATTGAGGGAAGAGTAAAAAACATTACTGATTTCGGTATGTTCATCGGAATCGGAAACGGAATAGATGGTCTGGTTCACATGTCGGAAGTCTCATGGTCAAGGAGAAAAAAGGCTGTTTCCGATACCTATAAAAAAGGAGCAACGTTAGAAGCCCTTGTTATTAATATAGACAAAGGACAGAAAAAGTTTTCCCTGAGCATCAAACAATTAATCGAAGACCCGTGGATTGGTCTCACAAGCCGCTATCACGTAGGGGATATTGCTGACGGTTACATAACAAGTTTAACCGATTTCGGCATTTTTGTTGAGATAGAAAACGGCATAGAAGGTCTTATCCACATATCAGAGGTAGACGAAGCAAAGGGGAGACACCCTTCCGAGTTTTTTAAAATTGATGATAAGGTAAGGGCCATGGTTCTCAACATAGACGAGAGAAATAAGAGGATTGGCTTGAGCATCAAGGCAATAAAGAAAATTGAAGATGACAGAACAATAGAAACATATACCAGGGAAGAAGGTTCCCTCTCAACGCTCGGGGATTTTTTTGAACAGGCAACAAAAAAGGACAACGCAGAAACCACCGAAAAGCCTGGAGAGTAA
- a CDS encoding gamma carbonic anhydrase family protein — protein sequence MNMRSFITPYKDRKPQIHRDAYVDFSARIIGDVVIEEGASIWPMAVLRADSAQIRVGRRAAVLDLALLEAPEKYPVLIEDEALISHRVVVHGAHIYSHVLVGIGAIVLDGAVVSRGSIIGAGSVVTAGAYIPPNSLVMGTPGKIIRETSEKERQDIILQIEELCIKSRDYKK from the coding sequence ATGAATATGAGAAGTTTTATAACGCCCTATAAAGACAGGAAACCGCAGATTCACCGGGATGCCTATGTAGACTTTTCTGCACGCATAATCGGGGATGTGGTTATTGAAGAAGGCGCAAGCATCTGGCCCATGGCAGTATTAAGGGCAGACAGCGCCCAGATCCGGGTAGGCAGAAGGGCGGCTGTTTTAGACCTGGCGCTCCTTGAAGCGCCCGAAAAATACCCTGTGTTGATCGAAGACGAAGCCCTCATAAGCCATAGGGTTGTTGTTCACGGCGCCCATATTTATTCACATGTTCTGGTAGGGATAGGCGCTATAGTGCTCGATGGGGCCGTTGTTTCAAGGGGCTCTATTATCGGGGCGGGCAGTGTGGTAACCGCCGGGGCTTACATTCCGCCAAACTCCTTAGTTATGGGAACACCGGGAAAGATTATCCGTGAAACGAGCGAAAAAGAACGGCAGGACATCATCCTGCAGATAGAGGAGCTCTGCATAAAATCGCGTGATTACAAGAAGTAG
- a CDS encoding PAS domain-containing protein gives MDNKKKISKPSKSNSKTITNLQNTAFFDLINSSTDIIFLKDTSLRYALVNKPYSMLINREPNDIVGKTDYGLWPRDVADKFSEIDRKLNTFDEKIVDHIIINGVVYEISSPPVMITSKTERHWRVY, from the coding sequence ATGGATAATAAAAAAAAGATATCCAAACCCTCCAAAAGCAATTCAAAAACGATAACCAATTTACAAAACACCGCATTTTTTGATTTAATAAACTCTTCGACTGACATCATTTTTCTCAAGGATACAAGTCTGCGCTATGCGCTGGTAAACAAACCCTATTCAATGCTTATCAATCGAGAACCGAATGATATCGTTGGTAAAACAGATTATGGTCTATGGCCACGAGATGTTGCAGATAAATTCAGTGAAATTGACAGGAAACTAAATACCTTTGATGAAAAAATCGTAGATCACATAATAATAAACGGAGTTGTTTATGAAATCTCTTCGCCCCCTGTTATGATTACCTCTAAAACAGAAAGGCATTGGAGGGTTTATTAA